In a genomic window of Gemmatimonas sp.:
- a CDS encoding chemotaxis protein CheD has protein sequence MRAVDRVVGVADVKVSNTAGERIITYALGSCLGIVVYDPVVSVAGMLHVMLPTGTIDEAKMKDNPAMFVDSGVPLLFKECYKLGAKKERMQVKVAGGAHAGAREEDDRFQIGKRNMIALRKLLWKNGVLVHAHDTGGVQTSRTMWVDVATGEVTLKINGAESKL, from the coding sequence GTGCGCGCGGTCGATCGAGTCGTTGGTGTCGCCGATGTCAAAGTGTCGAACACGGCGGGCGAGCGGATCATCACCTATGCCCTTGGCAGCTGTCTTGGTATCGTGGTTTATGATCCGGTCGTCTCCGTAGCGGGGATGCTCCACGTCATGTTGCCCACGGGAACCATCGACGAGGCCAAGATGAAGGACAATCCCGCCATGTTCGTGGACAGTGGCGTGCCGCTCCTGTTCAAAGAGTGCTACAAGCTCGGCGCGAAGAAAGAGCGAATGCAGGTGAAGGTGGCCGGTGGCGCGCACGCCGGCGCTCGGGAGGAAGACGATCGCTTCCAGATCGGCAAGCGCAACATGATCGCGCTGCGCAAGCTACTGTGGAAGAACGGAGTGCTCGTGCACGCGCACGATACCGGGGGAGTACAGACGTCCCGCACCATGTGGGTGGACGTGGCCACAGGCGAGGTCACGCTCAAGATCAACGGCGCCGAAAGTAAGCTCTGA
- a CDS encoding protein-glutamate O-methyltransferase, with translation MSAPTTSSAFFTECEISPAQFSRITEVLHEHAGIRMREGKEGLVRARLAKRLRKLNLPDFDAYLDFVEKEPSRREFAEMIDALTTNKTSFLREASHFDYLREAVFPTLKGPVRIWSAGCSSGEEPYTLAMLANESFSDISKCDVRILATDLSHRVLATAKAATYPSENMADVPAGWMQKYWTRTRDPQGREVCEAGKPLRRLVHFAKLNLMERWPMQGPFDAILCRNVMIYFDKATQQQLVERYWALLRPGGHLFVGHSESLTGLTHRFRYVQPAVYVK, from the coding sequence ATGTCTGCCCCGACCACCAGCAGCGCGTTCTTCACGGAATGCGAGATCTCTCCCGCGCAGTTTTCGCGAATCACCGAGGTGCTCCATGAGCACGCGGGCATCCGCATGCGCGAGGGCAAGGAGGGGCTCGTTCGCGCCCGTCTGGCCAAGCGGCTGCGCAAGCTCAATCTGCCCGACTTCGATGCCTATCTCGACTTCGTGGAGAAGGAGCCGTCGCGCCGCGAATTTGCCGAGATGATCGACGCGCTGACCACGAACAAAACCAGCTTTCTGCGCGAGGCGTCGCATTTCGACTACCTGCGCGAGGCGGTTTTCCCGACGTTGAAGGGACCGGTGCGGATCTGGAGCGCCGGATGTTCGAGCGGTGAAGAGCCCTACACGCTGGCGATGCTGGCCAATGAGAGTTTCAGTGACATCAGTAAGTGTGACGTACGCATTCTCGCGACCGACCTCAGTCATCGCGTGCTGGCCACGGCGAAGGCAGCCACGTATCCGTCCGAGAACATGGCCGACGTGCCGGCCGGGTGGATGCAGAAGTACTGGACCCGCACGCGCGACCCCCAGGGCCGCGAAGTGTGCGAGGCGGGCAAGCCGCTCCGGCGACTGGTCCATTTCGCGAAGCTGAATCTGATGGAACGGTGGCCGATGCAGGGGCCGTTCGACGCCATTCTCTGTCGCAATGTCATGATCTATTTCGACAAAGCAACCCAGCAGCAGCTCGTCGAGCGCTATTGGGCGCTGCTCCGTCCCGGTGGACATCTCTTCGTAGGACATTCGGAAAGTCTCACGGGCCTCACACACCGTTTCCGGTATGTGCAGCCTGCCGTCTACGTGAAGTAG
- a CDS encoding chemotaxis protein CheW — MSAHTESDATVATQSRAGKYLTFFLASEEYGLEILKVSEIIGMQPITRVPRMPEFVRGVINLRGKVIPITDLRSKFSMEYDGSEDSCIIVVQMRGIQTGIVVDRVSEVVAIAEADIEDAPSFGAGIRTEFLLGIGKAGGRVKLLLDIDKVLASSEIAALEAAQSHAA; from the coding sequence ATGAGCGCGCATACTGAATCGGATGCCACCGTCGCCACGCAGTCCCGCGCGGGCAAGTATCTCACCTTCTTTCTCGCCAGCGAAGAGTACGGCCTCGAGATTCTGAAGGTGAGCGAGATCATCGGCATGCAGCCGATCACGCGCGTCCCGCGCATGCCGGAGTTCGTGCGCGGCGTGATCAACCTGCGCGGCAAAGTCATTCCGATCACGGACCTCCGCAGCAAGTTCAGCATGGAGTACGACGGCAGCGAGGACAGCTGTATCATCGTCGTGCAGATGCGCGGCATCCAGACCGGCATCGTGGTCGATCGCGTAAGTGAAGTGGTCGCGATCGCGGAAGCGGACATCGAGGACGCGCCCAGCTTCGGCGCCGGCATCCGCACGGAGTTCCTGCTCGGCATCGGCAAGGCCGGCGGACGTGTGAAGTTGCTGCTCGACATCGACAAGGTGCTCGCCAGCAGCGAGATCGCGGCGCTCGAAGCCGCGCAGTCGCACGCGGCCTGA
- a CDS encoding chemotaxis protein CheA — MSSLNLDDAATLLMQLEATDTADLAMLREALTDLAFENRVPHRAQPFVARAARVLGTIVNGTAPDIPAAFADVSGAIEEAMRASEGSVSPADRIVARAAETAAAAVTASVPVFALDEPEAPHEQTRSLQHHVGVDQLPDDADRDLLPDFITESNECVVHSEAALLQLEEFPDHEEAVNTVFRAFHTVKGTSAFLGLSRIAAFAHEAESLLSRVRDKEIAYTKGCADLSLRSADMLKALLMSVETGLNGDGKLPIPDGYHELLDALAAYDPARDADGVMLPVVQPLAPAAVRAVSDTDDIFPIATTSNTAVASPSAAAASGNNNKPRVESNADATIRVRTDRLDRMIDMVGELVIAQSMIAGDELFGAGKQHELLRKVTHAGKIVRELQDLSMSMRMVPLRATFQKLTRVVRDTASKAAKTVQFVTDGDDVEIDRNMVDVLGDPLVHMVRNAVDHGVEGPDERVANGKPRLGVVRLHAYHASGNVVVELKDDGRGLHRDKIVKKAIEKGLIESDKGMTDSDVFNLIFAPGFSTAEQITDISGRGVGMDVVRRNLEKIRGRIDITSAPGKGTTFAIRLPLTLAVTDGMLVRVGDERFIIPLTHIHMSFRPEQSMLSTVVGRGEAVLLRGELLPIIRLHRLFDVHGAVQSPLDGLLMIVGDGDRRTALLVDDLLGQQQVVAKTLGDGLGKVPGVSGGAILGDGRVGLILDVTETVALAQSHEPSPVRRDRQAAA; from the coding sequence GTGTCCTCTCTGAATCTCGATGATGCCGCCACGCTGCTGATGCAGCTGGAAGCAACCGATACCGCCGATCTCGCGATGCTGCGCGAAGCGCTCACCGATCTCGCCTTCGAGAATCGCGTGCCGCACCGCGCGCAGCCTTTTGTCGCCCGTGCGGCGCGCGTGCTCGGCACCATCGTCAATGGCACCGCACCCGATATTCCCGCCGCCTTCGCCGATGTCAGCGGTGCGATCGAGGAGGCCATGCGCGCGAGCGAAGGCAGCGTGTCGCCGGCCGATCGCATCGTGGCGCGCGCTGCGGAGACGGCCGCCGCCGCCGTGACCGCCAGCGTACCCGTCTTCGCGCTCGACGAACCCGAGGCGCCACACGAGCAGACGCGCTCGCTGCAGCACCACGTGGGCGTCGATCAGTTGCCGGATGATGCCGACCGCGACTTGCTCCCCGACTTCATCACGGAGAGCAACGAGTGCGTGGTGCACTCCGAAGCCGCGCTGCTGCAACTCGAGGAATTCCCCGACCACGAAGAAGCGGTCAACACGGTCTTCCGCGCCTTTCACACCGTAAAGGGCACCTCGGCCTTCCTGGGACTCTCTCGCATCGCCGCCTTCGCGCATGAAGCGGAATCCCTGTTGAGTCGCGTGCGCGACAAGGAAATCGCCTACACCAAGGGGTGCGCCGATCTTTCGCTGCGCTCGGCGGACATGCTGAAGGCGCTGCTCATGTCGGTGGAAACCGGCCTGAACGGCGACGGCAAGCTGCCCATTCCCGATGGCTACCACGAGCTCCTCGACGCCCTCGCCGCCTATGACCCCGCGCGCGACGCGGACGGCGTCATGCTGCCGGTGGTCCAACCGCTCGCGCCCGCTGCCGTGCGGGCCGTGTCCGACACCGATGACATCTTCCCGATCGCCACGACGTCGAACACGGCGGTCGCCTCGCCGTCGGCGGCCGCGGCCAGCGGGAATAACAACAAGCCGCGCGTGGAGTCGAACGCCGATGCCACGATCCGCGTGCGTACCGATCGCCTCGACCGCATGATCGACATGGTCGGCGAACTGGTGATCGCGCAGTCGATGATCGCCGGCGACGAACTCTTCGGCGCGGGCAAGCAGCACGAGCTCCTGCGCAAGGTCACGCACGCCGGCAAGATCGTCCGCGAGCTGCAGGATCTCAGCATGTCTATGCGCATGGTCCCACTCCGCGCCACGTTCCAGAAGCTCACGCGCGTCGTGCGCGACACGGCCTCGAAGGCTGCCAAGACGGTGCAGTTCGTCACCGATGGCGACGATGTCGAAATCGATCGCAACATGGTGGACGTGCTTGGCGATCCGCTCGTGCACATGGTGCGCAACGCGGTGGACCACGGCGTGGAAGGGCCCGATGAGCGCGTCGCGAACGGCAAGCCGCGTCTCGGTGTGGTTCGTCTGCATGCCTATCACGCGTCAGGCAACGTGGTGGTGGAGCTCAAGGACGACGGGCGCGGCCTCCATCGCGATAAAATCGTGAAGAAAGCGATCGAGAAGGGCTTGATCGAGAGCGACAAGGGCATGACGGACAGCGACGTGTTCAATCTGATCTTCGCGCCTGGCTTCTCGACCGCCGAACAGATCACCGACATTTCGGGACGCGGCGTCGGGATGGACGTGGTGCGCCGGAACCTCGAGAAGATTCGAGGACGCATCGACATCACGTCGGCGCCGGGTAAGGGCACGACGTTCGCGATTCGCCTGCCTCTCACGCTTGCCGTGACCGACGGCATGCTCGTCCGCGTCGGCGACGAACGCTTCATCATCCCGCTCACGCATATCCACATGAGCTTCCGTCCGGAGCAGTCGATGCTCTCGACCGTCGTAGGACGCGGCGAAGCGGTGCTGCTGCGCGGTGAACTCCTGCCCATCATTCGCCTGCACCGTCTCTTTGACGTGCACGGCGCGGTGCAGTCGCCGCTCGATGGGCTGCTGATGATCGTCGGCGACGGCGATCGCCGTACCGCCCTGCTGGTGGACGATCTCCTCGGCCAGCAACAGGTCGTGGCCAAGACGCTCGGCGACGGCCTCGGGAAGGTACCGGGCGTGAGCGGTGGCGCGATCCTGGGTGACGGTCGCGTGGGACTCATCCTTGACGTCACCGAAACCGTAGCGTTGGCGCAGAGCCACGAGCCGTCGCCTGTGCGCCGCGACCGACAGGCCGCCGCCTGA
- a CDS encoding response regulator, with translation MKFLVVDDSATMRRIVINSLQRIGFNDTVEAGDGQEALAKFDSSIKFVITDWNMPNMSGTEFTKVLRSRDDGRHVPVLMVTARSVKEDILTAMEAGVNNYIVKPFTPQVLKEKIDALLPAAAA, from the coding sequence ATGAAGTTCCTTGTGGTGGACGATTCCGCGACTATGCGGCGCATCGTAATCAATTCGCTGCAGCGGATCGGCTTCAACGACACCGTCGAAGCCGGCGACGGTCAGGAAGCGTTGGCGAAGTTCGACAGTTCGATCAAGTTCGTGATCACGGACTGGAACATGCCCAACATGAGCGGCACTGAGTTCACGAAAGTGCTCCGGTCGCGTGATGATGGCCGCCATGTTCCCGTTCTGATGGTGACGGCGCGTTCCGTGAAGGAAGACATCCTGACGGCAATGGAAGCAGGCGTGAACAACTACATTGTCAAGCCATTCACTCCGCAGGTGCTGAAGGAGAAGATCGACGCGCTCCTCCCGGCAGCCGCGGCCTGA
- a CDS encoding flagellar biosynthesis anti-sigma factor FlgM, with product MRIHGSSFDPLRPTPTSSPAVQRPAQEITQSPATKPVKSDSVQISDAGRRLNTEQANALNPERVAELRTKVLTGAYNTLDVVDQVARRILTRGDL from the coding sequence ATGCGAATACACGGAAGCAGTTTCGATCCACTACGCCCGACGCCGACGAGCAGCCCTGCCGTCCAGCGTCCCGCGCAGGAGATCACGCAGTCACCGGCCACCAAGCCGGTCAAGTCGGACTCGGTCCAGATTTCGGACGCGGGTCGTCGCCTGAATACTGAGCAGGCGAACGCCCTGAACCCGGAACGTGTGGCTGAGCTACGCACGAAGGTGCTCACGGGCGCCTACAACACTCTCGATGTCGTGGACCAGGTAGCGCGCCGCATTCTGACGCGCGGCGACCTGTAG
- the fliS gene encoding flagellar export chaperone FliS, with protein MSYASQSSSYREMEIQSASPERLVVIVFEQLVVNLERARIAMDRKDVELRVTSLRRARGLVGELLATLDFEKGGPLANQLADLYQFMLYELVDIGQRGDVATLRKLVNIATSLRDGFTAAAAAGNVGVAKLKTA; from the coding sequence ATGTCCTACGCCAGCCAGTCCTCGTCGTATCGCGAAATGGAGATTCAGTCCGCATCTCCCGAGCGACTCGTCGTGATCGTGTTCGAACAGCTGGTGGTGAACCTGGAGCGCGCGCGGATCGCGATGGACCGCAAGGATGTCGAGTTGCGGGTCACGTCGTTGCGACGCGCGCGTGGTCTGGTCGGCGAGTTGCTGGCTACGCTCGATTTCGAGAAAGGTGGACCGCTCGCCAATCAGCTGGCCGATCTCTATCAGTTCATGCTCTACGAACTCGTCGACATCGGTCAGCGCGGTGACGTGGCCACGCTGCGCAAGCTCGTGAACATCGCGACGTCGCTGCGTGACGGCTTCACCGCCGCCGCGGCCGCCGGTAACGTCGGCGTCGCGAAGCTGAAGACGGCGTGA
- the fliD gene encoding flagellar filament capping protein FliD, protein MSSPINISGLSTGIQWGDIVDSTIKAYEARQVTPITDRITKRAAQKTAWTKMQGLVETLNTNARNLRRTGFGGFLATVPPSPSTSRTLLSATASLTATPGRYRVEVLQLADTAKIGGASVADTTAARGLTGSLSINGTSIDIVGTESLADIRTKINDANIGVTAAIVSEGGTAGRLVLTAKTAGASGVAIVDGTGGMARELGFIDTRSKPVSSASLAAAAALGLAVSPQPASIRVGTTVITADLATESIASIAAKINAAGGAASVESEAYGSETRYRLVVDGNVTAVDGDAGSQSVIDALGFAAGTTGSVKQTVQTPVYTDAADAVAGAATSLVGLKFGGSASNLAVGDAINIRGMRGDGTAVTIGLVVGANDTMQTLLDKVNDATTGFGSGSRTATAALGSDGRIRLTDGTGGASRLSLSMSVTHADGSSGSLGSATTSVAGRSRELQVGQDAVIRVDGREVTRSTNNITDAIAGVTLSLSTAEPGTEIDVTIDRDVKGTVDSVQKFVDSYNEIRKFFDEQRLGDAPLYADTLLRGVVSTFQEALRTDVSSNPTYNKLTIAGVTLDRNGILTFNQDTFKTALADKPGEIETLFGFTGVGQAFVTATDNATQFGVGTISAQLKNINQNTILLKKREADAQKRIELKREQLVAQFTRMEEAMSRLTSQSSSLLSSVKGLQGNQ, encoded by the coding sequence ATGTCGAGTCCGATCAACATCAGTGGACTGAGCACCGGCATTCAATGGGGCGATATCGTCGATTCGACGATCAAGGCCTATGAAGCCCGTCAGGTCACACCGATCACCGATCGCATTACGAAGCGCGCGGCACAGAAGACGGCGTGGACCAAGATGCAGGGCCTCGTTGAAACGCTGAACACGAATGCGCGCAATCTGCGGCGCACCGGGTTCGGCGGCTTTTTGGCGACCGTCCCGCCCAGTCCGAGCACGTCCCGCACGTTGTTGTCTGCTACGGCTTCGCTGACGGCGACGCCGGGGCGCTATCGTGTTGAGGTGCTGCAACTCGCCGACACGGCGAAGATTGGCGGCGCCTCGGTCGCGGACACCACGGCGGCGCGAGGACTGACCGGATCCCTGTCGATCAACGGCACCTCGATCGACATCGTCGGTACGGAGTCACTGGCGGACATCCGCACGAAGATCAACGACGCCAATATTGGGGTGACGGCGGCCATCGTGAGCGAAGGCGGCACCGCCGGTCGTCTCGTGCTGACAGCCAAGACCGCCGGTGCGTCCGGCGTGGCCATTGTCGACGGCACCGGTGGTATGGCGCGCGAGCTCGGGTTCATCGACACGCGTAGCAAGCCAGTGTCGTCGGCCAGTCTCGCTGCCGCCGCCGCACTCGGACTGGCCGTGTCCCCGCAGCCGGCCTCGATTCGCGTGGGCACCACGGTGATCACGGCCGATCTGGCTACCGAATCGATTGCGTCGATCGCGGCCAAGATCAACGCGGCTGGGGGTGCGGCGTCGGTAGAATCCGAAGCCTACGGCAGTGAGACGCGCTATCGCCTGGTCGTCGACGGCAACGTCACGGCGGTGGATGGTGATGCCGGCTCGCAGTCCGTCATCGACGCGCTCGGCTTTGCCGCCGGCACCACGGGCAGTGTGAAGCAGACGGTGCAGACGCCCGTGTACACCGATGCGGCCGATGCCGTCGCTGGTGCCGCGACGTCGCTGGTCGGGCTCAAGTTCGGAGGCTCGGCGTCCAATCTGGCCGTCGGCGATGCCATCAACATCCGCGGGATGCGCGGTGATGGCACCGCCGTGACGATCGGACTGGTCGTTGGCGCAAACGATACCATGCAGACGCTGCTCGACAAGGTGAATGATGCCACCACGGGTTTCGGCTCGGGTTCGCGTACGGCCACGGCGGCCCTCGGGAGCGACGGTCGTATTCGTCTCACCGATGGCACCGGCGGTGCTTCGCGCTTGTCACTGTCGATGTCGGTCACGCACGCCGACGGGTCCAGTGGCTCGCTCGGATCGGCGACCACGTCGGTGGCCGGACGCAGTCGTGAACTACAGGTGGGTCAGGATGCGGTGATCCGGGTGGACGGTCGCGAAGTCACGCGGTCGACCAACAACATCACCGATGCCATTGCCGGCGTCACGCTCTCACTGAGCACCGCCGAACCCGGCACGGAGATCGATGTGACCATCGATCGGGACGTGAAGGGGACGGTCGACTCCGTGCAGAAGTTCGTGGACTCGTACAACGAGATCCGGAAGTTCTTCGATGAGCAGCGTCTGGGTGATGCACCGCTCTACGCCGATACGCTGTTACGCGGTGTGGTGAGCACGTTTCAGGAAGCGCTCCGTACCGATGTGAGCAGCAACCCGACGTACAATAAGTTGACCATCGCCGGGGTGACGCTCGACCGCAACGGGATCCTGACGTTTAACCAGGACACCTTCAAGACGGCCCTTGCCGACAAGCCGGGCGAGATTGAAACCCTGTTCGGCTTCACCGGTGTAGGTCAGGCGTTCGTGACGGCGACCGACAACGCAACGCAGTTCGGCGTCGGTACGATCAGCGCCCAGCTCAAGAACATCAATCAGAACACGATTCTGCTGAAGAAGCGCGAGGCTGATGCGCAGAAGCGTATCGAACTCAAGCGCGAACAGCTCGTGGCGCAGTTCACGCGAATGGAAGAAGCCATGAGCCGTCTCACCTCGCAGAGCAGTTCGCTGCTTTCGAGCGTCAAGGGACTTCAGGGCAACCAGTAA
- a CDS encoding flagellin, with protein sequence MRINTNVGAITASRNIFVNNMATENSMRKLSSGLKISRAADDAAGLSIANKLRTQSRSLTQAASNAEQGNAMLQIAEGAASTIQRIIERQKELITQKESTGNNSTVSATLGTEIATLQTESARILADADFQGASVFASLTFQVSDSSSNGTVTVNAALTLTALSASSTLANADTALDAVNSTLANIGAGQNVLDYTVQNLKSAVVNVRAAESTIRDVDMAEEMATFTKNNILTQAAQAMLSQANQGSQNVLQLLR encoded by the coding sequence ATGCGTATCAACACGAACGTCGGCGCCATCACTGCTTCGCGCAACATCTTCGTCAACAACATGGCGACGGAGAACAGCATGCGGAAGTTGAGCTCTGGCCTCAAGATCAGCCGTGCGGCTGACGATGCGGCTGGTCTCTCGATCGCCAACAAGCTTCGCACGCAGAGCCGGTCGCTCACGCAGGCGGCTTCGAATGCGGAGCAGGGCAATGCGATGCTTCAGATCGCGGAAGGTGCAGCGTCCACGATCCAGCGCATCATCGAACGTCAGAAGGAACTGATCACGCAGAAGGAGTCGACGGGTAACAACAGCACCGTATCGGCCACCCTCGGTACCGAAATCGCCACGCTCCAGACTGAGTCGGCTCGTATCCTGGCGGATGCGGACTTCCAGGGCGCCTCGGTGTTCGCTTCGCTCACGTTCCAGGTTTCTGATTCGTCCTCGAACGGCACGGTGACGGTCAATGCCGCGCTCACGTTGACGGCGCTCTCCGCGAGCTCGACGCTCGCCAATGCAGACACGGCCCTTGATGCGGTGAACTCCACGCTCGCCAACATCGGTGCCGGCCAGAACGTGCTCGACTACACGGTGCAGAACTTGAAGTCTGCCGTCGTGAACGTCCGCGCGGCCGAGTCGACCATCCGCGACGTCGACATGGCGGAAGAAATGGCCACATTCACCAAGAACAACATTCTGACGCAGGCTGCACAGGCCATGCTGTCGCAGGCGAACCAGGGCAGCCAGAACGTGCTCCAGCTGCTCCGCTAA
- a CDS encoding tetratricopeptide repeat protein, translating to MQRHISGASPLLPHMTQRPSDIEAWLVAGQTALDAGQHTDAAAAFARVQDALPGEITAALLVANAWRLAGNTVAVRDALLSVFRHATDATSGTGFIESADVTAIYELGAALLDAGAPAEARHLFERVVRKRPKDPAALGALAGATRADGDPQRAWPIVQRAMAIAPKQPALLLTAAQIRHALGDLTRARYWLDRAEAVRPAHGPTRRQRALTSLLAGPSADGWADFEHRGLPTPPTTGAAAWHGEPLEGQTILVTAEQGQGDNFQFLRFVAALTRRGAGRVVVECHPGALSLFIASGFDAVAKGHAPVTDWYVPMLSLPHWLGTGNDVASSDIPYLRTGAAARLSAAPSGHRRIGVVWRGNPAFPATTLRDFDPTLLPRLLDIPHVEWVSLQVGAADSETPEAFLKPKLSLNWLDTALLLEHIDALVSVDTGIAHLAGAMGVPTVILLPFTPDWRWGLGVAGTPWYPAARLIRQRAPRDWASVVDALTRALDS from the coding sequence GTGCAGCGTCACATCAGCGGCGCATCGCCCCTGTTGCCGCACATGACACAGCGCCCGAGTGACATCGAAGCGTGGCTCGTGGCGGGCCAGACGGCGCTCGATGCCGGCCAGCATACCGACGCCGCCGCCGCGTTTGCGCGCGTGCAGGACGCGCTGCCCGGCGAGATCACCGCAGCGCTGCTGGTCGCCAACGCCTGGCGGCTGGCGGGCAACACAGTGGCCGTGCGTGATGCGCTGCTCTCGGTCTTTCGGCACGCGACCGACGCCACGTCCGGCACCGGTTTTATAGAAAGCGCCGACGTCACGGCGATCTATGAACTCGGTGCGGCGTTACTCGACGCCGGCGCGCCCGCCGAAGCGAGGCACCTGTTCGAGCGGGTCGTACGAAAACGCCCTAAGGACCCAGCGGCGCTGGGCGCGCTGGCCGGTGCGACGCGGGCTGATGGCGATCCGCAGCGGGCATGGCCGATCGTACAACGCGCGATGGCGATCGCGCCCAAGCAGCCGGCGCTGCTGCTCACGGCCGCCCAGATCCGACACGCACTGGGCGATCTCACCCGCGCGCGGTACTGGCTCGATCGGGCGGAAGCCGTGCGTCCGGCCCATGGACCAACGAGGCGTCAGCGCGCGCTGACCTCACTCCTCGCGGGCCCGAGCGCCGACGGCTGGGCGGACTTCGAACACCGCGGATTGCCCACCCCTCCCACCACCGGCGCGGCCGCGTGGCACGGCGAGCCGCTCGAGGGGCAGACGATCCTGGTCACGGCGGAACAGGGCCAAGGCGACAACTTCCAGTTTCTACGATTCGTCGCCGCGCTGACGCGGCGCGGCGCAGGGCGCGTGGTGGTGGAGTGCCATCCGGGCGCGTTGTCGCTGTTCATCGCGAGCGGCTTTGACGCGGTCGCGAAGGGCCACGCTCCAGTCACCGACTGGTACGTGCCGATGCTGTCGCTACCGCATTGGTTGGGAACGGGCAACGACGTGGCCAGCAGCGACATCCCGTATCTGCGCACGGGGGCGGCCGCGCGATTGAGTGCGGCTCCGTCCGGGCATCGTCGGATCGGCGTCGTCTGGCGCGGGAATCCGGCGTTTCCGGCCACGACGCTGCGGGACTTCGACCCGACGCTGCTCCCGCGCCTGCTGGATATCCCGCACGTCGAGTGGGTGTCGCTGCAGGTTGGCGCAGCGGACAGCGAGACGCCAGAAGCATTTCTCAAGCCGAAATTGTCTTTAAACTGGCTTGATACTGCCCTATTACTGGAACATATAGACGCCCTTGTAAGCGTGGATACGGGCATTGCGCACTTGGCCGGCGCCATGGGAGTTCCCACCGTCATCCTGCTCCCGTTCACCCCCGATTGGCGCTGGGGGCTCGGCGTTGCCGGCACGCCATGGTACCCGGCGGCGCGGCTCATCAGACAGCGCGCGCCGCGTGACTGGGCGAGCGTGGTCGACGCGTTGACTCGCGCCCTCGACTCGTAG